The Christiangramia forsetii KT0803 DNA segment TGAACATGACGATTCAGAAAAGCTAAACAATGTACAGGTCGATGAAAATGTTGAAAAATACGTTCAGGAATCTGACAAAGGTGAAGGTGAAGGCCGAGGAGGTATGGAATCCAAAATTAAGATCGCTAAAGGTACTGCAGCCAAGAATATTACTACTTACATCGCCAACGGTAAACGTGAAGATGTAATACTAGATATAATGGCCGGTAAACCTGTAGGAACCAAATTTACCTCGTAAAAAAAATAGATTAACTAAACTAAAGAAACGAAGAAATGAAGTTGATAAAATCAGAAGTTAAAAATAGTGTACTTAAATCCATGATGAAAATTCTGGATAAAAGACGTGAAGAAATAATTGCAGCCAATAAAAAAGATCTTGATGCTTTTACTAAAGAAGATCAGGCCATGTACGACCGTCTTATCGTGAATGACAAGAAAGTAGATGGAATGATTCAGTCTGTAAAAGAGGTAATGGATCAGGATGACCCTGTTGGAAAAACTATAGAGCATAAAAAGCTAGATACAGGTCTTGATATTACTAATAAAACAGCCCCTTTTGGAAACATCATGATCATTTACGAATCTAGACCTGATGTTACCATTGAAGCAGCTGTACTTGCATTTAAAGCAAATAATAAAATTTACCTTAAAGGAGGTAAAGAAGCTATAAATAGTAATCAAATTCTTGAAGAGTGCTGGCATGAAGCCTTGAAAGAAAATGATCTTGAAAAAGACTGGATCGAACTCCTTCATTTAGACAGAACCAAGACTCAGGAATTTCTTAAAAATCCACCGGTGCAATTAGACCTAATAGTACCAAGAGGTGGAGAACGTTTAATTGCATTCGTGAAAGAACATGCAACCGGCGCAGTGCTGGTAAGTGGTAGAGGAAATAACTTCCTTTATGTTTCTAAGAATGCCGATATGGAAGTAGCGAAGAAAGTAATGCTGAATGCCAAAATCGATAAGATCTCAGGTTGTAATGCACTTGATAAAGTACTTATTGATAAGAACCTTCCAGATTTTGAAAATAAAGTGAAAGAACTTTACGAGATGTTTTCTCAAAACAAAGTGAATATTCTGGTAGATGATGATGTTGCGAAGATACTTCCAGACGCAGAGAAAATACCTTCTGAAGATACCTGGTATGAGGAATTTCTTGCTATGAGAATTGTACTTGGCTCTATAGATGGTACAAACGACGCTATTGAAAAGATCAACAAATATTCCGGAGGGCACTCTTCTGTAATTATTACTAAAGATAAAGAAGAAGCTGCTACTTTTATGGAGCAGGTAGATAGTGCTGCTGTATATCATAATGCCTCTACCCGATTTACCGATGGTGGGCAAATGGGAGCTGGTGCAGAGCTGGCAATTAGTACAGATAAATTACATCACCGAGGGCCACTAGGTCTTAAGCAATTAGTAACCAATAAATACTATGTGTTGGGTGAAGGACATATTAGAGAATAAGGAATAGTATTCATAGAAAATAAAAAAGGCGCCAATCAGCGCCTTTTTTGATTGTAACAAATTACTTAAAATCCAGTCTAACATCCTAAAGATAATATTTCATGAAAAAAATAATTCTGGGAGTTGCTACAGTCTCACTTCTTTTTGCCTGTAAAACTCAAAATGTAACTGAAACACCTACCACAAAACCTACCGTTGCTAATATTAATCTGGTAGATGTAGAAAATGATAAAGTATGGGTTACCGTTAATCCTGACAGGTTTACTATAGACAGTACAAGTTTTTATATCCCAAAAACAGTTCCGGGCACCTACTCTACAGACAACTACGGGAAATTTTCAGAAAACTTCAAAGCCTTAAATTATAAAGGTGATGAGATGGAGTTTGTGAAAATAGATGAAAACAGCTGGTCTATTAAAAATGCAAAAGATCTTGATAAGGTCATGTACCAGGTTAACGATTCTTTCGACTGGGAAGGCGAAGGCGGTGTTTATTCTATGGCTGGTACTAATATTCTTAAAGACAAGAACTTTCTTCTAAACCTGCATGCTTTTGTAGGGTATTTTGATAAAATGACAGAAAAGGAATTTCGTCTTGAAATTCAGAGACCTTCCGAATTAATCCCGGGAACAGCACTTACTGTAGATCAAACGATTGAGGGTGAAAATAGCAAAACCGACATCTATAATCTGGATCGGTATTTTGAAGTAATTGATAATCCTATTATGTACTCCAGCCCTGATACTACCAGCTTTATGGTGCAGGATATGCAGGTACTCATAGACGTATATTCTCCAAATAAGAAATTTTCCGCAGAGAGTCTTAAACCTGGAATGGAAAAAATGATCCGCGCTCAGAAAAAATTCCTTGGAGACATTAATAGTACAGATAAATATGCCATTCTTGTTTATTTATCTGCAACACCGGGACAGAATGATGCCGGTAATTTTGGAGCGTTAGAACACCATACTTCTACGGTAGTTGTGATGCCTGAAACTATGGAAGCTGCCGCGCTTGATAAAAGTATGACCGATATTGTTTCTCATGAATTCTTCCATATTATTACTCCTCTTGGAATACATTCTAAAGAAGTACATTATTTTGACTATAACGATCCAAAAATGTCACAGCATTTATGGATGTATGAAGGAGTGACTGAATATTTTGCCAATCTTTTCCAGGTAAACCAGGGATTGATAAGTAACCAGGAATTCTATGATAGAATGGTAGATAAAATAAATGTATCTAAAAGATTTGA contains these protein-coding regions:
- a CDS encoding glutamate-5-semialdehyde dehydrogenase — encoded protein: MKLIKSEVKNSVLKSMMKILDKRREEIIAANKKDLDAFTKEDQAMYDRLIVNDKKVDGMIQSVKEVMDQDDPVGKTIEHKKLDTGLDITNKTAPFGNIMIIYESRPDVTIEAAVLAFKANNKIYLKGGKEAINSNQILEECWHEALKENDLEKDWIELLHLDRTKTQEFLKNPPVQLDLIVPRGGERLIAFVKEHATGAVLVSGRGNNFLYVSKNADMEVAKKVMLNAKIDKISGCNALDKVLIDKNLPDFENKVKELYEMFSQNKVNILVDDDVAKILPDAEKIPSEDTWYEEFLAMRIVLGSIDGTNDAIEKINKYSGGHSSVIITKDKEEAATFMEQVDSAAVYHNASTRFTDGGQMGAGAELAISTDKLHHRGPLGLKQLVTNKYYVLGEGHIRE
- a CDS encoding peptidase M61, which encodes MKKIILGVATVSLLFACKTQNVTETPTTKPTVANINLVDVENDKVWVTVNPDRFTIDSTSFYIPKTVPGTYSTDNYGKFSENFKALNYKGDEMEFVKIDENSWSIKNAKDLDKVMYQVNDSFDWEGEGGVYSMAGTNILKDKNFLLNLHAFVGYFDKMTEKEFRLEIQRPSELIPGTALTVDQTIEGENSKTDIYNLDRYFEVIDNPIMYSSPDTTSFMVQDMQVLIDVYSPNKKFSAESLKPGMEKMIRAQKKFLGDINSTDKYAILVYLSATPGQNDAGNFGALEHHTSTVVVMPETMEAAALDKSMTDIVSHEFFHIITPLGIHSKEVHYFDYNDPKMSQHLWMYEGVTEYFANLFQVNQGLISNQEFYDRMVDKINVSKRFDDTVPFTVMSKNILTDEYKDSYYNVYQKGALIGMALDIRLRELSGGKTGILDLMKKLNAKYGKDKPFDDDQLISNIVELTYPEIQDFFDTYITGTTPIPYNEFFAKAGIEEKEMMSEVGYFLKGQTPYITANQETMQIIFRDNIELNTFLKDLGVKGGDIVKTINGTEYNIKNVYDLINASNNWKKGDAISMTIIRDGAEMKLEGKVTKPMDKEMKMVEMQTTDGNQMELRNAWLKG